DNA from Geobacillus vulcani PSS1:
GAGCCAAGCTGTTCGTCACAAGCCCGCCGACAAACTCGAGCACCATAATCCCGACCGTTACGCCAAAGGCGATCGCCAACCCTTTTTGATTTCCCTCTCTGCTGTGATGATGCCCGTGATGGTGATCGCAATGGCCATGTGCATGATGATGCATCCATTCTCTCCCCCTCATGAATGTTGCGCGTGATCAACCGCCTGTTTGAGCAACGAAATGACATGTTCGTCATCGCACGAGTACACCAACATCTTCCCCTCGCGGCGATATTTGACAAGCCGCAACGTCCGCAGCAGCGCCAACTGATGGGAAACCGCCGATTGCGACATGCCGAGCACTTCCGCAATATGGCCTACATGGCATTCTTCCTGCGACAACAAATGCAAGATTTTGATCCGAGTCGGATCCGCTAGGGCTTTAAAAATCCGTGACACTTCCTCAATCACACGTGGATCTAAAAACGAATGATCCTCTGCGTTCATGGCTGTTCCCCCACACTTTAATATATGAGCATTTGTTCATATATGTGAATCATAAGTCGCTTTTTTTCTTCCGTCAAGCCTATTTCAAGCGGCAAAACTCCATCAGCATCAACAGCCGATGACTCGACACCTCCACGACCGGCAGCCGACAAAGCAAAAAAGCAGGGGCCGATAGACCCGCTGCTTTCCCATTTACGATTTCAGCCGCACCGCCGTTCCCGTCGCAATGCACATCATCATGCCATCGCGCAGCGTTTCAAAATCGAGATCCACCCCGATCACGGCGTTGGCGCCAAGGCTTCTCGCCTGATTGACCATCTCCTTGATCGCCGTCTCCCGCCCTTCGGCCAGCTTGCTTTCATACGTTCCGCTTCGTCCGCCGATGATGTCCGTAATGCTGGCGAGAAAATCGCGGATGACATTGGCGCCCAAAATGACCTCTCCCGCTACAATGCCCAAATATTCTTCAATTTCTTTTCCTTCAATGGTATTGGTGGTCGTGACAATCACAGCCATGCCCCCCTTGCGGCTCCTCATGATTAGGTGAAACGCCCGACTTCATTATACTACTTTCCATCTTATGACGTCGCCGATGAATCTGTCCGCGGTGCAGCCGATGCCGAATAAGTCCCGTACAGCAACAACTGCGCGATGCCGACAAAATACTCCGATTCGCGAATGATGTGATCGAGCACCACCTTGGCGGTGGGGTTTTGGCTGACGGCTTTGCTGCGGATTTTGATTTGCCGGCATAATTCGATAAATTGAAGGCTTTGCTGCAGGCAATGCGACACAAAATGGAGCGCTTGCTGATGCAGTTGTGCGGGAACGTAATGGCCGGCCCGAACCACC
Protein-coding regions in this window:
- a CDS encoding ArsR/SmtB family transcription factor produces the protein MNAEDHSFLDPRVIEEVSRIFKALADPTRIKILHLLSQEECHVGHIAEVLGMSQSAVSHQLALLRTLRLVKYRREGKMLVYSCDDEHVISLLKQAVDHAQHS
- a CDS encoding YbjQ family protein — encoded protein: MIVTTTNTIEGKEIEEYLGIVAGEVILGANVIRDFLASITDIIGGRSGTYESKLAEGRETAIKEMVNQARSLGANAVIGVDLDFETLRDGMMMCIATGTAVRLKS
- a CDS encoding DUF2935 domain-containing protein, giving the protein MQFYYGPHMPLRILDEIEFWKHQEEEHTVVIRELVSGLEAPYVEALKKWEEALSATHQQAVRYIESVVRAGHYVPAQLHQQALHFVSHCLQQSLQFIELCRQIKIRSKAVSQNPTAKVVLDHIIRESEYFVGIAQLLLYGTYSASAAPRTDSSATS